Proteins from a genomic interval of Polaribacter sejongensis:
- a CDS encoding leucine--tRNA ligase gives MQYNHLDIEKKWQKFWAENQTFKASNESEKPKYYVLDMFPYPSGAGLHVGHPLGYIASDIYARYKRHKGFNVLHPQGYDSFGLPAEQYAIQTGQHPAKTTEDNVETYRRQLDTIGFSFDWSREVRTSSPEYYKWTQWIFIQLFNSWYNKDSDKAEDISELEKIFKKDGNVTVNAVCDEEIKTFSSDEWKAFTKVEQEEILLQYRLTFLSDTEVNWCPALGTVLANDEIVNGVSERGSHPVVRKKMTQWSMRISAYAQRLLDGLEKIDWPQPLKDSQTNWIGRSQGAMVTFNVDNGAKNTSSEVKLTYKELEALKELRQNLSKAETVLWDELKSKKGASKFRKKYTIGTFLVDYVCLAKNLIVEFSGKEDEAARTEFFNNESFNVVRFKNEEVVENVLKVVAAINTAIQFPKKIEKSVETEVVVKDEKSYKIDVFTTRPDTIYGVSFMTLAPEHELVSKITTDAQKAEVEAYIAATAKRSERDRMADVKTISGAFTGAYAIHPFSGEKVQIWIGDYVLANYGTGAVMAVPCGDQRDYDFAKHFGIPIPNIFEGVDISEEAHTGKDGTKIANSDFLSGLKYKKALKLAIFEMEKRGFGYGKINYRLRDAVFSRQRYWGEPFPVYYKDGMPQMIDAEHLPIVLPEVEKYLPTEDGKPPLGNATEWAWDSRGKKVVSNDKLKNKTVYPLELNTMPGWAGSSWYFNRYMDATNSNEFASKENLDYWKEVDLYIGGSEHATGHLLYARFWQKFLFDKGIVPVDEFAKKLINQGMILGTSAFVYKATAFVKNGCGCSDEKSMDDVLEKIPTVFVSKNAFNSDDEFETVVKNYLLDNKFLDPNFADLVMITKTALHADVSLVNASDELDVDGFKNHALNSDYKNAEFVLEDGAYKVGREVEKMSKSKYNVVNPDAICEEYGADSLRLFEMFLGPLEQAKPWKTSGISGVSSFLKKLWKLYFNEEVFEVSDAAATKDELKTLHKTIKKVEDDIENFSFNTSVSTFMIAVNELTALKCNKRAILEPLAILVSPYAPHIAEELWSLLGNTESISTADFPVFEASHLVESAKNYPISFNGKMRFTLELPLDLSKEEIEKIVMENEKTIAQLEGKAPKKVIIVPGKIINIVI, from the coding sequence ATGCAATATAATCACTTAGATATAGAAAAGAAATGGCAAAAATTTTGGGCAGAGAACCAAACTTTTAAAGCCAGTAATGAATCGGAAAAACCTAAATATTATGTTTTAGACATGTTTCCTTATCCATCCGGAGCAGGTTTACATGTTGGGCATCCTTTGGGATATATTGCCAGTGATATTTATGCACGTTACAAGCGTCATAAAGGTTTTAATGTATTGCATCCGCAAGGATATGATTCTTTTGGTTTACCAGCAGAACAATACGCAATTCAAACAGGTCAGCATCCTGCAAAAACTACAGAAGATAACGTAGAAACATATAGAAGACAATTAGATACTATAGGTTTTTCTTTTGATTGGAGCAGAGAAGTAAGAACTTCTAGTCCGGAATATTATAAATGGACACAGTGGATCTTTATTCAATTGTTCAATTCTTGGTATAATAAAGATTCTGACAAAGCAGAAGATATTTCTGAGTTAGAAAAAATCTTTAAAAAAGATGGAAATGTAACTGTAAATGCCGTTTGTGATGAAGAAATTAAAACTTTTTCTTCGGATGAATGGAAAGCATTTACAAAAGTAGAGCAAGAAGAAATTTTATTACAATATCGTTTAACATTTTTGTCGGATACAGAAGTAAACTGGTGTCCTGCTTTAGGAACGGTTTTAGCAAATGACGAAATTGTAAACGGAGTATCAGAAAGAGGAAGCCATCCTGTTGTTCGTAAAAAGATGACACAATGGTCTATGAGAATTTCTGCTTATGCACAACGTCTTTTAGACGGATTAGAAAAAATAGATTGGCCACAACCTTTAAAAGACTCTCAAACCAATTGGATTGGACGTTCGCAAGGAGCAATGGTTACTTTTAATGTTGATAACGGTGCTAAGAATACTTCTTCGGAAGTAAAATTAACTTATAAGGAATTAGAAGCATTAAAAGAATTACGTCAGAATTTATCTAAAGCAGAAACAGTTCTTTGGGACGAATTAAAGAGTAAAAAAGGAGCTTCAAAATTCAGAAAAAAATATACAATAGGTACCTTTTTGGTGGATTATGTATGTTTAGCAAAGAACTTAATTGTTGAATTTTCTGGTAAAGAAGATGAAGCAGCAAGAACAGAATTTTTTAACAATGAAAGTTTTAATGTTGTTCGTTTTAAAAACGAAGAAGTCGTTGAAAATGTATTAAAAGTTGTTGCGGCAATTAATACAGCAATTCAATTTCCAAAAAAGATTGAAAAATCAGTAGAAACAGAAGTAGTTGTAAAAGACGAGAAATCTTATAAGATTGATGTTTTTACTACAAGACCAGATACTATTTACGGAGTAAGCTTTATGACATTAGCTCCAGAACACGAGTTAGTTTCTAAAATTACTACAGATGCTCAGAAAGCAGAAGTTGAAGCATATATTGCTGCTACAGCAAAACGTTCTGAACGTGATAGAATGGCAGATGTAAAAACCATTTCGGGTGCTTTTACAGGAGCGTATGCAATTCACCCTTTTTCAGGTGAGAAAGTTCAAATATGGATTGGAGATTACGTTTTAGCAAATTACGGAACCGGAGCAGTTATGGCGGTTCCTTGTGGTGATCAACGTGATTATGATTTTGCGAAACATTTTGGAATTCCGATTCCTAATATTTTTGAAGGTGTAGATATTTCTGAAGAAGCACACACAGGAAAAGATGGAACAAAAATTGCAAATTCAGACTTTTTATCAGGATTAAAATATAAGAAAGCATTAAAATTAGCCATTTTCGAAATGGAAAAACGTGGCTTTGGTTACGGAAAAATAAACTACCGTTTACGTGATGCTGTTTTTAGCAGACAACGTTATTGGGGAGAACCTTTCCCTGTATATTACAAAGACGGAATGCCACAAATGATTGACGCAGAACACTTGCCAATCGTTTTGCCAGAAGTAGAAAAATACTTGCCAACCGAAGATGGAAAACCACCTTTAGGAAACGCAACAGAATGGGCTTGGGATTCTCGTGGAAAGAAAGTGGTTTCTAACGATAAGTTAAAAAACAAAACTGTTTATCCTTTAGAACTAAATACAATGCCTGGGTGGGCAGGTAGTTCTTGGTATTTTAACAGATACATGGATGCTACAAATTCTAACGAGTTTGCAAGCAAGGAAAACTTAGACTATTGGAAAGAAGTAGATTTATATATTGGAGGATCTGAACATGCAACAGGGCATTTGTTATATGCTCGTTTTTGGCAAAAATTCTTGTTCGATAAAGGAATTGTACCTGTAGATGAGTTTGCTAAAAAGTTGATTAATCAAGGAATGATTTTAGGAACTTCTGCTTTTGTTTACAAAGCAACAGCTTTTGTAAAGAATGGTTGTGGTTGTTCTGATGAAAAATCTATGGATGATGTTTTAGAGAAAATACCAACTGTATTTGTGTCTAAAAATGCCTTTAATTCTGATGATGAATTTGAAACGGTTGTTAAAAATTACTTGTTAGATAATAAATTCTTAGATCCTAATTTTGCTGATTTAGTAATGATTACTAAAACGGCTTTACATGCAGATGTTTCTTTAGTAAATGCTTCTGATGAGTTAGATGTAGACGGTTTTAAAAATCATGCTTTAAATTCTGATTATAAAAATGCTGAATTTGTTCTAGAAGACGGAGCTTATAAGGTAGGACGTGAAGTAGAAAAAATGTCTAAGTCTAAATACAATGTGGTAAACCCTGATGCTATTTGTGAAGAATACGGAGCAGATTCATTACGTTTATTCGAAATGTTTTTAGGCCCTTTAGAGCAAGCAAAACCTTGGAAAACTTCTGGTATTTCTGGAGTTTCTTCTTTTTTAAAGAAATTATGGAAACTATACTTTAACGAAGAAGTATTTGAAGTATCTGATGCAGCAGCAACTAAAGATGAACTTAAAACATTACATAAAACCATTAAAAAAGTAGAAGACGATATAGAGAATTTCTCTTTTAACACTTCGGTTTCTACCTTTATGATTGCCGTAAACGAATTAACTGCTTTAAAATGTAATAAACGTGCAATATTAGAACCTTTAGCAATTTTGGTTTCTCCTTATGCACCGCACATTGCAGAAGAATTATGGAGTTTATTAGGTAATACTGAATCTATTTCTACAGCAGATTTCCCTGTTTTTGAAGCAAGTCATTTAGTGGAAAGTGCTAAGAATTACCCTATTTCTTTTAATGGAAAAATGCGTTTTACGTTAGAGCTTCCTTTAGATTTATCTAAAGAAGAAATAGAAAAAATAGTAATGGAAAACGAGAAAACAATTGCTCAATTAGAAGGTAAAGCTCCTAAAAAAGTAATTATCGTTCCTGGTAAAATTATAAACATAGTTATCTAA
- a CDS encoding DUF2911 domain-containing protein codes for MKKSILSIAIFAITLISSTGTNAQDFKGLDKSPMDGAAYPSSYKISDKVVKVTYGRPQLNGRELSKLAPVDEVWRTGANEAAEITFYKDVVFGGKDVKAGTYTLFTIPKTEGDWVVILSTAKNVWGSYFYKEDQDVVRVPGTVSTSDKNIEAFSMMFADDMTLKMGWANTIVSVSVK; via the coding sequence ATGAAAAAATCTATTTTATCAATTGCAATTTTTGCTATTACATTAATTAGTTCAACAGGAACAAATGCACAAGACTTTAAAGGTTTAGATAAAAGCCCAATGGATGGTGCTGCATACCCAAGTAGTTACAAAATTTCAGACAAAGTTGTAAAAGTAACTTACGGAAGACCACAGTTAAATGGAAGAGAATTAAGTAAATTAGCTCCTGTTGATGAAGTTTGGAGAACAGGTGCAAATGAAGCTGCAGAAATCACTTTCTACAAAGATGTTGTTTTTGGTGGTAAGGATGTAAAAGCAGGAACTTATACGTTATTTACAATTCCTAAAACAGAAGGAGATTGGGTTGTAATTTTAAGTACAGCAAAAAATGTTTGGGGATCTTATTTTTATAAAGAAGACCAAGATGTTGTTAGAGTACCAGGTACGGTTTCTACATCAGACAAAAATATAGAAGCGTTTTCTATGATGTTTGCAGACGATATGACTTTAAAAATGGGATGGGCTAATACCATAGTTTCTGTTTCTGTTAAATAA